One part of the Macaca mulatta isolate MMU2019108-1 chromosome 6, T2T-MMU8v2.0, whole genome shotgun sequence genome encodes these proteins:
- the NMUR2 gene encoding LOW QUALITY PROTEIN: neuromedin-U receptor 2 (The sequence of the model RefSeq protein was modified relative to this genomic sequence to represent the inferred CDS: substituted 1 base at 1 genomic stop codon): MSGMEKLRNASWIYQQKLEDPFQKHLNSTEEYLAFLCGPRRSHFFLPVSVVYVPIFVVGVIGNVLVCLVIVQHQAMKTPTNYYLFSLAVSDLLVLLLGMPLEVYEMWRNYPFLFGPVGCYFKTALFETVCFASILSITAISVERYVAILHPFRAKLESTRRRALRILGVVWGFSVLFSLPNTSIHGIKFHYFPNGSLVPGSATCTVIKPMWIYNFIIQVTSFLFYFLPMTVISVLYYLMALRLKKDKSLEAHEGNANIQRPCRKSVNKMLFILVLVFAICWAPFHIDRLFFSFVKEWTESLAAVFNLVHVVSGVLFYLSSAVNPIIYNLLSRRFQAAFQNVISSFHKQWHSQRDPQVPPAQRNIFLTQCHFVELTEDIGPQFPCQSSMHNSHLSTALSSEQMSXRNYQSYHFHKT, encoded by the exons ATGTCAGGGATGGAAAAACTTCGGAATGCTTCCTGGATCTACCAGCAGAAACTGGAAGATCCATTCCAGAAACACCTGAACAGCACCGAGGAGTATCTGGCCTTCCTCTGCGGACCTCGGCGCAGCCACTTCTTCCTCCCCGTGTCTGTGGTGTATGTGCCAATTTTTGTGGTGGGGGTCATTGGCAACGTCCTGGTGTGCCTGGTGATTGTGCAGCACCAGGCTATGAAGACGCCCACCAACTACTACCTCTTCAGCCTGGCGGTCTCTGACCTCCTGGTCCTGCTCCTTGGAATGCCCCTGGAGGTCTATGAGATGTGGCGCAACTACCCCTTCTTGTTCGGGCCTGTGGGATGCTACTTCAAGACGGCCCTCTTTGAAACCGTGTGCTTCGCCTCCATCCTCAGCATCACCGCCATCAGCGTGGAGCGCTACGTGGCCATCCTACACCCGTTCCGCGCCAAGTTGGAGAGCACCCGGCGCCGGGCTCTCCGGATCCTCGGCGTCGTCTGGGGCTTCTCCGTGCTCTTCTCCCTGCCCAACACCAGCATCCACGGCATCAAGTTCCACTACTTCCCCAATGGGTCCCTGGTCCCAGGTTCGGCCACCTGTACGGTCATCAAGCCCATGTGGATCTACAATTTCATCATCCAGGTCACCTCCTTCCTATTCTACTTCCTCCCCATGACTGTCATCAGTGTCCTCTACTACCTCATGGCACTCAGA CTAAAGAAAGACAAATCACTTGAGGCACATGAAGGGAATGCAAATATTCAAAGACCCTGCAGAAAATCAGTCAACAAGATGCTGT ttatcttGGTCTTAGTGTTTGCTATCTGTTGGGCCCCATTCCACATTGACCGACTCTTCTTCAGCTTTGTGAAGGAGTGGACTGAATCCCTGGCTGCTGTGTTCAACCTCGTCCATGTGGTGTCAG GTGTCTTATTCTACCTGAGCTCAGCTGTCAACCCCATTATCTATAACCTACTGTCTCGCCGCTTCCAGGCAGCATTCCAGAATGTGATCTCTTCTTTCCACAAACAGTGGCACTCCCAGCGTGACCCACAGGTGCCACCTGCCCAGCGGAACATCTTCCTGACACAATGCCACTTTGTGGAGCTAACCGAAGATATAGGTCCCCAGTTCCCATGTCAGTCATCCATGCACAACTCTCACCTCTCAACAGCCCTCTCTAGTGAACAGATGTCATGAAGAAACTATCAAAGCTACCACTTTCACAAAACCTGA